From a single Candidatus Brocadiaceae bacterium genomic region:
- a CDS encoding class I SAM-dependent methyltransferase, with protein sequence MIGAALSGRRCVKRVPQAESRFPVLFGDRAEAEQYAARHARLARKMADRFIRRLRERAGVAARVSFVEGDVQSMPLEDDSFDAVVSVGTLHVVDDPVAMLDECARVLTPDGTLLAADVRRSCLGWLDPIFRTGYTADEVRRLVARSALRPCRVRAGLMFLHLEGHAPA encoded by the coding sequence ATGATCGGGGCGGCTCTTTCGGGGAGACGTTGCGTGAAGCGAGTGCCGCAGGCGGAGAGCAGGTTCCCGGTCCTCTTCGGCGATCGGGCCGAGGCGGAGCAGTATGCCGCACGACACGCCCGACTCGCGCGCAAGATGGCCGACCGCTTCATCCGGCGCCTGCGCGAACGGGCGGGCGTGGCCGCGCGCGTCTCGTTCGTCGAAGGCGACGTGCAGTCGATGCCGCTCGAAGACGACTCGTTCGACGCCGTCGTGAGCGTCGGCACGCTGCACGTCGTGGACGATCCGGTCGCGATGCTCGACGAGTGCGCGCGCGTCCTGACGCCCGACGGCACGCTGCTGGCGGCCGACGTGCGGCGCTCCTGCCTGGGCTGGCTGGATCCCATCTTCCGCACGGGCTACACGGCGGACGAGGTGCGCCGCCTGGTCGCACGGTCGGCCCTGCGGCCGTGCCGGGTGCGCGCCGGGCTGATGTTCCTGCACCTGGAGGGTCACGCTCCTGCGTGA
- a CDS encoding BlaI/MecI/CopY family transcriptional regulator gives MAERLPRPSEAELAILGVLWRRGPSTVREVHDEVSRSEPVRYTTTLKQLQVMFEKGLVERDEAARAHVYRAVPSEGRTLRRLARDLVQHAFGGSAEKLVLHALQDRDVSADELARIRRLLDELEEGTR, from the coding sequence ATGGCGGAACGCCTGCCCAGACCGTCGGAAGCCGAACTGGCCATCCTCGGCGTGCTCTGGAGGCGCGGGCCCAGCACCGTGCGCGAGGTGCACGACGAGGTGAGCCGTTCGGAGCCCGTGCGATACACGACGACGCTCAAGCAGCTCCAGGTCATGTTCGAAAAAGGGCTGGTTGAGCGCGATGAAGCGGCGCGTGCGCACGTCTACCGCGCCGTGCCATCCGAGGGCCGCACGCTGCGGCGGCTGGCCCGCGATTTGGTGCAGCACGCGTTCGGGGGATCGGCCGAGAAACTGGTGCTGCACGCCCTGCAGGACCGCGACGTGTCGGCCGACGAACTGGCGAGGATCCGGCGGTTGCTGGACGAACTGGAGGAGGGGACGAGATGA
- a CDS encoding peptidylprolyl isomerase yields MHGGWAVLGACLAVLIVSCGCKKAETPPAGGAAAAAEPAVEPAAEPAAAAEAETPAVAEAELLARLETSMGAIVLRLEEARAPNTVANFVHLASSGFYDGVIFHRVVRGFVIQGGCPEGSGRGGPGWRIADEFHPQLRHLRVGVLSMANSGPNTGGSQFFITLAPTPHLDRRHAVFGQVVDGFDVLEAIGALGVGANDRPLQPPTIERIVLTRDGAELTGVQPKPETLQGPARP; encoded by the coding sequence ATGCACGGTGGCTGGGCGGTTCTGGGAGCGTGCCTGGCGGTTCTGATCGTGAGTTGCGGGTGCAAGAAGGCCGAGACGCCTCCGGCGGGGGGCGCGGCCGCGGCCGCCGAGCCGGCCGTCGAGCCGGCCGCCGAGCCGGCGGCGGCCGCCGAGGCCGAGACGCCGGCGGTGGCCGAGGCGGAGCTTCTGGCCCGCCTGGAGACGTCCATGGGCGCCATCGTTCTGAGACTGGAGGAGGCGAGGGCGCCGAACACGGTGGCGAACTTCGTCCATCTGGCCTCCAGCGGCTTCTACGACGGCGTGATCTTCCATCGGGTGGTGCGAGGGTTCGTGATTCAGGGCGGATGCCCGGAGGGTTCGGGGCGGGGCGGTCCCGGATGGCGCATTGCCGACGAGTTTCATCCGCAACTGCGGCACCTGCGCGTCGGTGTGCTCTCGATGGCGAACTCGGGGCCGAATACGGGCGGGTCGCAGTTCTTCATCACCCTGGCGCCGACGCCGCACCTGGACAGGCGCCACGCCGTGTTCGGGCAGGTCGTGGACGGCTTCGACGTGCTGGAGGCCATCGGCGCCCTCGGGGTGGGGGCCAATGACCGGCCGCTGCAGCCCCCGACGATCGAGCGGATCGTCCTCACGCGCGACGGGGCGGAGCTGACCGGTGTCCAGCCGAAGCCGGAGACGCTCCAGGGCCCGGCGAGGCCATAG
- the tig gene encoding trigger factor, with protein MPDERDQASEAAKAATVGEAAEDGLRVAVERVGPAECTIRIEAEVAYLRERYQKELTALQAEVALPGFRKGKAPAGLVERRMGSTLRSDLVSSVVSEAYDKAVEEHDLEVVGHTDEPDLDALSWEPGQPIEVEYRCEVLPQVELDEQQYKGLEAEVPAFAVTDEMFADGMERFARQFSTFEEAEGAVDWDDYVEADVSVAGVDWTERIGFHPRSERIGPFAVEGMKGALADAKVGDTVEVDAELQEDAAGARPELEELVGRSVKLSVALQVAMRRKVPALDDELARKIGMESVADVEAVVRDRLEESVKEETERATRDAVCDALLRSVDVELPSGLVDRAAANENLRLLLRLLRAGVPREEAERRARAGRERQRDVVEQRLKVSYLLRQVAERERIIVTESEVDSQVRAFASRQGWREERARSYMEERGMVRELRADMRESRTIDFLIEHARIREVAQAESAGRHGEPESEKGTGAEE; from the coding sequence ATGCCGGATGAACGAGACCAGGCGTCCGAGGCCGCCAAGGCGGCGACTGTCGGAGAGGCGGCCGAAGACGGACTGCGCGTTGCGGTGGAGCGGGTCGGGCCCGCCGAGTGTACGATCCGCATCGAGGCGGAGGTCGCCTACCTGCGCGAGCGCTACCAGAAGGAACTGACCGCGCTGCAGGCCGAGGTGGCCCTGCCCGGATTCCGCAAGGGGAAGGCCCCGGCGGGGCTCGTGGAACGTCGCATGGGCAGCACGCTGCGCAGCGACCTCGTCTCGTCGGTCGTGTCCGAAGCCTATGACAAGGCGGTGGAGGAGCACGACCTGGAGGTGGTGGGCCACACGGACGAGCCGGACCTGGACGCGCTGTCCTGGGAGCCCGGCCAGCCGATCGAGGTCGAGTACCGATGTGAGGTCCTGCCGCAGGTCGAGCTGGACGAGCAGCAGTACAAGGGGCTGGAGGCGGAGGTTCCGGCGTTCGCGGTGACCGACGAGATGTTCGCCGACGGCATGGAGCGGTTTGCCCGCCAGTTCAGCACATTTGAGGAGGCCGAAGGTGCCGTCGACTGGGATGACTACGTCGAGGCCGACGTCTCGGTGGCCGGCGTCGACTGGACGGAGCGGATCGGCTTCCACCCCCGCTCGGAGCGGATCGGGCCTTTTGCGGTCGAGGGGATGAAGGGCGCCCTGGCGGATGCGAAGGTCGGCGACACGGTGGAGGTGGATGCCGAGCTTCAGGAGGATGCGGCGGGCGCGCGGCCGGAACTGGAGGAGCTGGTCGGCCGGTCGGTGAAGCTCAGCGTGGCGCTGCAGGTCGCCATGCGCCGGAAGGTGCCGGCGCTGGACGACGAACTGGCCCGGAAGATCGGGATGGAATCGGTTGCCGACGTCGAAGCGGTCGTGCGCGACCGGCTGGAGGAGTCGGTCAAGGAGGAGACGGAGCGCGCCACGCGCGACGCCGTCTGCGACGCCCTCCTCCGGTCGGTGGACGTCGAGCTGCCGTCCGGTCTGGTCGACCGCGCGGCGGCGAACGAGAACCTGCGGCTGCTCCTGCGCCTGCTGCGCGCGGGCGTGCCGCGGGAGGAAGCGGAACGCCGGGCCCGCGCCGGGCGCGAGCGGCAGCGGGACGTGGTGGAGCAGCGGCTGAAGGTCAGCTACCTGCTGCGCCAGGTGGCGGAGAGGGAGCGCATCATCGTCACCGAGTCCGAGGTGGACAGCCAGGTGCGGGCCTTCGCGTCGCGGCAGGGCTGGCGTGAGGAGCGGGCCCGCAGCTACATGGAGGAGCGCGGGATGGTGCGCGAGCTGCGCGCCGACATGCGGGAGAGCCGGACCATCGACTTCCTGATCGAGCATGCCCGGATCAGGGAGGTCGCGCAGGCCGAGTCTGCGGGGCGGCACGGCGAACCGGAGTCCGAGAAGGGAACCGGCGCCGAGGAGTGA
- a CDS encoding ATP-dependent Clp protease proteolytic subunit: MRATNDLPSDGHGLHAYNAAIVPTVIRKTAQGERGYDIFSRLLEDRVIFIGTPVNDLVANLTVAQLLFLESENKKQDVHVYIHSPGGLITSGLAIYDTMQLIKCEVATYVVGHAFSMAAVLLAGGTKGKRFALPHSRVMLHQPFGDMEGTAADISIHAEEMIKMRQWINEILAKHTGQPLERVEKDADREFYMSADDAKAYGLVDEILHSSAGD; this comes from the coding sequence ATGAGAGCAACGAACGATCTGCCGAGCGACGGACACGGCCTGCACGCGTACAATGCGGCGATCGTGCCGACGGTCATCAGGAAGACGGCCCAGGGCGAGCGCGGCTACGACATCTTCTCCCGCCTGCTGGAAGACCGCGTCATCTTCATCGGCACGCCGGTCAACGACCTGGTTGCCAACCTGACCGTGGCGCAGTTGCTCTTCCTGGAGAGCGAGAACAAGAAGCAGGACGTCCACGTCTACATCCACTCGCCGGGCGGACTGATCACCAGTGGGCTGGCGATCTACGACACGATGCAGTTGATCAAGTGCGAGGTGGCCACGTACGTGGTCGGCCACGCGTTCAGCATGGCGGCCGTGCTGCTGGCCGGCGGCACGAAAGGGAAGCGGTTCGCGTTGCCCCATTCGCGCGTCATGCTGCACCAGCCGTTCGGCGACATGGAAGGGACGGCGGCCGACATCAGCATCCACGCCGAAGAGATGATCAAGATGCGGCAGTGGATCAACGAGATCCTGGCGAAGCACACGGGGCAGCCGCTCGAACGAGTCGAGAAGGACGCCGATCGGGAGTTCTACATGTCGGCCGATGATGCGAAGGCCTACGGCCTGGTCGACGAGATACTCCACTCAAGCGCCGGCGACTGA
- the clpX gene encoding ATP-dependent Clp protease ATP-binding subunit ClpX, with translation MPKDRDSHKEACSFCGKSYDSVQRMIHAGHNTFICADCVELCYSIIKQDSVRPAQPRRRMHVPTPAEIKQGLDQYVIGQDVAKKTVAVSVHNHYKRLLHGEEEDGVELEKSNVLLVGPSGVGKTLIARVLARTLDVPFAIADATTLTEAGYVGEDVENVLLKLIQAADFDLERAEQGIIYIDEIDKLRKTHHNVSITRDVGGEGVQQGLLKILEGTTANVPPQGGRKHPEEKYIQIDTRRILFICGGSFDGIHELVAKRTNQQIIGFGREGADDEADIGALLARITEDDLIKFGMIPELVGRLPLVAPLMPLGEDELMRILIEPKNALVRQYQKYFELEEAHLEFSEDGLREIARAALARETGARGLRSVMERLMLDPLFNLPSRPKGATYMVSRDVVTGEQPLLEQRKRKGA, from the coding sequence ATGCCGAAAGACCGCGACAGTCACAAAGAGGCCTGCTCCTTCTGCGGCAAGAGCTACGATTCGGTCCAGCGGATGATCCACGCGGGGCACAACACCTTCATCTGTGCCGACTGCGTCGAGCTCTGCTACTCGATCATCAAGCAGGACTCCGTGCGGCCGGCGCAGCCTCGCCGCCGGATGCACGTCCCCACCCCGGCGGAGATCAAGCAGGGCCTCGACCAGTACGTGATCGGGCAGGATGTCGCCAAGAAGACCGTCGCCGTCTCCGTCCATAACCACTACAAGCGCCTGCTGCACGGCGAGGAAGAGGACGGGGTCGAACTGGAGAAGAGCAACGTCCTCCTGGTCGGCCCGTCCGGCGTGGGCAAGACGCTGATCGCGCGCGTGCTCGCCCGCACGCTCGACGTGCCGTTCGCCATTGCCGACGCCACCACCCTGACCGAGGCCGGCTACGTCGGCGAGGACGTGGAGAACGTGCTCCTGAAGCTCATCCAGGCGGCCGACTTCGACCTGGAGCGGGCCGAACAGGGCATCATCTACATCGATGAGATCGACAAGCTGCGCAAGACCCATCACAACGTCAGCATCACGCGCGACGTCGGCGGCGAGGGCGTCCAGCAGGGGCTCCTGAAGATCCTGGAGGGCACCACGGCCAACGTGCCCCCCCAGGGCGGACGGAAGCATCCGGAGGAGAAGTACATCCAGATCGACACCCGCCGGATCCTGTTCATCTGCGGCGGCTCCTTCGACGGCATCCACGAGCTGGTGGCCAAGCGCACGAACCAGCAGATCATCGGCTTCGGCCGGGAGGGCGCGGACGACGAGGCGGACATCGGCGCCCTGCTGGCCCGCATCACCGAAGACGACCTGATCAAGTTCGGCATGATCCCCGAACTGGTCGGCCGGCTGCCCCTGGTCGCCCCGCTGATGCCGCTCGGCGAGGACGAGTTGATGAGAATCCTCATCGAGCCGAAGAACGCGCTGGTGCGCCAGTATCAGAAGTACTTCGAGCTGGAGGAGGCGCACCTGGAGTTTTCCGAGGACGGGCTGCGGGAGATCGCGCGGGCGGCCCTGGCGCGGGAGACCGGCGCGCGCGGGCTGCGGTCGGTCATGGAGCGGCTGATGCTGGATCCCCTCTTCAACCTGCCCTCGCGGCCCAAGGGGGCCACCTACATGGTCTCCAGGGATGTCGTGACCGGCGAGCAGCCGCTCCTGGAGCAGCGCAAGCGCAAGGGCGCCTGA
- a CDS encoding pyruvate dehydrogenase, translating into MAPHDSVLPDFEPRDLTFPALPAFRYSGDLRQEMAAGRLTAADALDMLEWMLSIRAFEEMIVALRMQSFAPLRQIGFQYRGPTHLSVGQEAASVGACAAIGCDDYITSTHRGHGDAIAKGYVAIRQRSDEQLRGWIGTEEAASLRGDELREAAKAEHVYRTAAELFGKEDGYCRGRGGGMHIADFSSGHLGANAIVGGSLGIATGAALSCRYRADGRVCLCLAGDGAYANGIVLESLNFASMAQFTNPYFTGRPFGLPVVYVIVNNQYGMTGRQKGEVSGVDFLARRAAGFHMEAMRAEVVNGMDVLAVRDAVCRAAEVARSGAGPVLCELACYRYHGHSLSDPRTEYRDKEEESAWRAHDPVPAFRREVIAAGVADEEQVQRLERAVERRHEEAAVRAARAADPPASEVTRYVFCKAEDRAAPRPAEAVGGRPPRAERKDGRITFKDALREALVEEMLRDERVIVYGEDVADYGGAFKVTKGLLEAFGRRRVFNTAISEAAIVGTAVGAAMTGLRPVVELMYSDFEFQAGDQLFNQAAKWHYMSGGQTTVPLVVRSSVGAGKGYGGQHSQALEAHATHTPGLCVVCPSTPHDAKGLLKSAIRDENPVLFVESQGLYNVRGEVPEDDYLVPIGRAILRRPGRDVTMVGWGLLAHRMLEAADVLSAEHGIRAELVDLRSLIPLDMETVLASVRKTGRCLVACQACRTGSFTAEVAARIQEEAFDYLDAPVARIGSADGISPQSEVLEKAYLPDVESLVTTALRLCRRDGAA; encoded by the coding sequence TTGGCGCCTCACGACTCCGTTCTGCCCGATTTCGAACCTCGGGACCTGACCTTCCCCGCGTTGCCCGCCTTCCGGTATTCCGGCGATCTGCGGCAGGAGATGGCTGCCGGCCGCCTGACCGCCGCCGATGCGCTCGACATGCTCGAATGGATGTTGAGCATCCGCGCCTTCGAGGAGATGATCGTCGCCCTCCGGATGCAGTCGTTCGCTCCCCTGCGGCAGATCGGCTTCCAGTACAGGGGGCCCACGCACCTGTCGGTCGGGCAGGAGGCGGCCAGCGTCGGCGCGTGCGCGGCCATCGGGTGCGACGACTACATCACCAGCACCCACCGGGGCCACGGCGACGCGATCGCCAAGGGCTACGTGGCCATTCGGCAGCGGAGCGACGAGCAGTTGCGCGGGTGGATCGGCACCGAGGAGGCGGCCTCCCTGCGTGGCGACGAGCTGCGCGAGGCGGCCAAGGCCGAGCACGTCTACCGCACCGCAGCCGAGTTGTTCGGCAAGGAGGACGGCTACTGCCGCGGGCGCGGGGGCGGCATGCACATCGCCGATTTCTCCAGCGGGCACCTGGGCGCGAACGCCATCGTCGGCGGCTCGCTCGGCATAGCCACCGGCGCGGCCCTGAGCTGCCGCTACCGCGCCGACGGCCGCGTCTGCCTCTGCCTGGCGGGCGACGGCGCCTACGCGAACGGGATCGTGCTGGAGTCGCTCAACTTCGCCTCGATGGCGCAGTTCACCAATCCGTACTTCACGGGCCGGCCCTTCGGCCTGCCCGTTGTCTACGTCATCGTCAACAACCAGTACGGCATGACGGGCCGGCAGAAGGGCGAGGTGTCGGGCGTCGACTTCCTGGCCCGCCGCGCGGCCGGCTTCCACATGGAGGCGATGCGTGCCGAGGTGGTCAACGGCATGGACGTCCTGGCCGTCCGCGACGCCGTCTGCCGCGCCGCCGAGGTCGCGCGCAGCGGCGCCGGTCCGGTGCTGTGCGAGCTGGCCTGCTACCGGTACCACGGCCACAGCCTCAGCGACCCCCGCACGGAATACCGCGACAAGGAGGAGGAGAGCGCATGGCGGGCCCACGATCCCGTGCCGGCCTTCCGCCGGGAGGTCATCGCCGCCGGGGTCGCCGACGAGGAGCAGGTGCAGCGGCTGGAACGGGCCGTGGAGCGGCGCCATGAGGAGGCCGCCGTCCGCGCCGCCCGGGCGGCCGATCCACCGGCGTCCGAGGTCACCCGCTACGTCTTCTGCAAGGCCGAAGATCGGGCCGCCCCCCGGCCCGCCGAGGCGGTCGGGGGCCGGCCACCGCGCGCCGAGCGCAAGGACGGACGGATCACCTTCAAGGATGCCCTGCGCGAGGCCCTCGTCGAGGAGATGCTGCGCGATGAGCGCGTGATCGTCTACGGGGAGGACGTCGCCGACTACGGCGGCGCCTTCAAGGTCACCAAGGGGCTTCTGGAGGCCTTCGGGCGCCGCCGCGTCTTCAACACGGCCATCAGCGAGGCGGCCATCGTCGGCACGGCCGTCGGCGCGGCCATGACCGGCCTGCGCCCGGTCGTGGAGCTGATGTACAGCGATTTCGAGTTCCAGGCCGGCGATCAGCTCTTCAACCAGGCCGCCAAATGGCACTACATGAGCGGCGGGCAGACGACCGTGCCGCTGGTCGTGCGAAGCTCCGTGGGCGCCGGCAAGGGCTACGGCGGGCAGCACTCCCAGGCGCTCGAAGCGCATGCGACCCACACGCCGGGCCTCTGCGTGGTGTGCCCGTCCACCCCGCACGACGCCAAGGGCCTGCTGAAGAGCGCCATTCGCGACGAGAATCCCGTGCTCTTCGTGGAGTCGCAGGGGCTCTACAACGTCCGCGGAGAGGTCCCGGAGGACGATTACCTGGTCCCGATCGGCCGCGCCATCCTGCGGCGCCCCGGCCGCGACGTGACCATGGTCGGCTGGGGGCTGCTGGCACACCGGATGCTCGAGGCGGCCGACGTCCTGTCGGCCGAGCACGGCATCCGGGCCGAGCTGGTCGACCTGCGGAGCCTGATCCCGCTGGACATGGAGACGGTGCTGGCCTCCGTGCGCAAGACGGGCCGCTGCCTGGTGGCCTGCCAGGCGTGCCGCACCGGCAGCTTCACCGCCGAAGTCGCCGCCCGCATCCAGGAGGAGGCGTTCGACTACCTGGACGCGCCGGTGGCCCGGATCGGTTCCGCCGACGGCATTTCACCCCAGTCGGAAGTCCTGGAAAAGGCGTATCTGCCGGATGTGGAAAGCCTTGTGACGACTGCGCTCCGGCTCTGCCGGCGGGACGGCGCAGCGTAG
- a CDS encoding SAM-dependent chlorinase/fluorinase has protein sequence MARFSLGKAPPPIVLLTDFGYKDSYVGIMKGVMRRICREADILDLSHNIMPQDVAEAAFVLSSAYRYFPDDAIFVCVVDPGVGSERAVLCMRKGGQTFLAPDNGLLSIIAEATGYQELREVTETQYFLKERSATFHGRDVFAPVAAHLAEGVEPQKLGPARKALESLHLPRPVRCADGSLRGEIIYIDHFGNLITNIRRATLDRSFGGPPEQLQLRVKRRLVPGIRSTYADGADGELLALVGSSGHLEVAVNGGSAARMLGCEKGDSVSLMLPAGATADS, from the coding sequence ATGGCACGTTTCAGTCTCGGCAAAGCTCCGCCGCCGATCGTCCTGCTGACGGACTTCGGCTACAAGGACAGCTACGTCGGCATCATGAAGGGCGTGATGCGGCGGATCTGCCGGGAGGCGGACATACTCGATCTGTCTCACAACATCATGCCGCAGGACGTGGCCGAGGCCGCCTTCGTGCTTTCGTCCGCCTACCGCTACTTCCCGGACGACGCGATCTTCGTCTGTGTGGTCGACCCCGGGGTGGGCTCCGAGCGGGCCGTGCTCTGCATGCGCAAGGGGGGGCAGACATTCCTGGCCCCCGACAACGGCCTGCTGAGCATCATTGCGGAGGCGACGGGCTACCAGGAACTGCGCGAGGTGACCGAGACGCAGTACTTCCTCAAGGAGCGGAGCGCGACGTTCCACGGCCGGGACGTCTTCGCCCCGGTGGCGGCGCACCTTGCCGAAGGGGTCGAGCCGCAGAAGCTGGGGCCCGCGCGCAAGGCCCTCGAGTCACTCCACCTGCCCCGGCCCGTGCGGTGTGCCGACGGGAGCCTGCGCGGCGAGATCATCTACATCGACCACTTCGGGAACCTCATCACGAACATCCGTCGGGCCACGCTGGACCGCAGCTTCGGCGGTCCGCCCGAGCAGTTGCAGCTCCGCGTCAAGCGGCGCCTTGTGCCCGGAATCCGCTCCACCTACGCCGACGGGGCTGACGGCGAACTGCTGGCCCTGGTCGGAAGCAGCGGACACCTCGAGGTCGCCGTCAACGGCGGATCCGCCGCGCGGATGCTCGGCTGCGAGAAGGGCGATTCGGTCTCCCTGATGCTGCCCGCCGGCGCCACGGCGGACTCCTGA
- a CDS encoding peroxiredoxin: MPLIGEKAPAFTAETTQGTIQFPKDYEGKWVILFSHPADFTPVCTTEFMTFASMEEEFKALNCALIGLSIDSTHSHIAWLRTIKERIEYKGMKNVEVNFPVISDLKMEVAKAYGMLQPGASDTEAVRAVFIMDPEAKVRAILYYPLSNGRNMQEIKRLVLAMQHSDKYKIATPANWQPGDDVIVPPPGSCGAAKERVEKAGADYTCLDWFMCLKKCPHGK, encoded by the coding sequence CTGCCGCTGATCGGGGAGAAGGCGCCGGCGTTCACCGCCGAGACCACGCAGGGGACGATCCAGTTCCCGAAGGACTACGAGGGCAAGTGGGTGATCCTGTTCTCGCATCCGGCCGACTTCACACCCGTCTGCACGACGGAGTTCATGACGTTCGCCAGCATGGAGGAGGAGTTCAAGGCGCTCAACTGCGCGCTGATCGGCCTCTCGATCGACAGCACGCACAGCCACATCGCCTGGCTGCGCACGATCAAGGAGCGGATCGAGTACAAGGGGATGAAGAACGTCGAGGTCAACTTCCCCGTCATCAGTGACCTGAAGATGGAAGTGGCCAAGGCCTACGGGATGCTGCAGCCGGGCGCCAGCGATACCGAGGCCGTCCGCGCCGTCTTCATCATGGACCCCGAGGCCAAGGTCAGGGCCATCCTCTACTACCCGCTCTCGAACGGCCGCAACATGCAGGAGATCAAGCGGCTGGTGCTCGCCATGCAGCACTCGGACAAGTACAAGATCGCCACGCCGGCCAACTGGCAGCCGGGCGACGACGTGATCGTGCCGCCCCCGGGGTCGTGTGGCGCGGCCAAGGAGCGGGTCGAGAAGGCGGGGGCCGACTACACGTGTCTCGACTGGTTCATGTGCCTGAAGAAGTGTCCGCATGGCAAGTGA
- a CDS encoding ferritin — MIGQQVTDALNLQMNREFFNARLYLAMAAYFESLSLEGAAHWMQLQSEEETGHAMRIYDHLRERGARIRLTGVEAPPVEWESPLAAFEAAYEHECKVTGEFDEHVALATAEKDNATLIFLQWFVTEQVEEEASVDSVVQKLRMAKESPGALFAIDRMLGQRGAE, encoded by the coding sequence ATGATTGGCCAGCAAGTGACGGATGCGCTGAACCTGCAGATGAACCGCGAGTTCTTCAACGCGCGGCTCTACCTGGCGATGGCTGCCTACTTCGAGTCCCTCAGCCTGGAAGGCGCTGCGCACTGGATGCAGCTCCAGTCCGAAGAGGAAACCGGACACGCGATGCGGATCTACGACCATCTGCGGGAGCGTGGCGCGCGCATTCGCCTGACCGGAGTCGAGGCGCCTCCGGTGGAGTGGGAGAGCCCGCTGGCAGCCTTCGAGGCCGCCTATGAGCACGAGTGCAAGGTCACCGGGGAGTTCGACGAGCACGTGGCCCTGGCCACGGCCGAGAAGGACAACGCGACCCTCATCTTCCTGCAGTGGTTCGTGACCGAGCAGGTGGAGGAGGAGGCGTCCGTCGACTCCGTCGTCCAGAAGCTGCGGATGGCCAAGGAGTCGCCCGGCGCTCTGTTCGCCATCGACCGGATGCTCGGTCAGCGCGGCGCCGAGTAG
- a CDS encoding cytosolic protein, giving the protein MECKKAENLNRCNCSYPGCSRKGACCDCLRYHLAMRELPACCFPADAEATYDRSFEHFAGLVNGGAV; this is encoded by the coding sequence GTGGAGTGCAAGAAGGCGGAGAACCTGAATCGCTGCAACTGCAGCTACCCCGGCTGCTCGCGCAAGGGTGCGTGCTGCGACTGCCTGCGCTACCACCTGGCGATGCGTGAACTTCCGGCCTGCTGCTTCCCGGCCGACGCCGAGGCGACCTACGACCGCAGCTTCGAGCATTTCGCCGGGCTGGTGAACGGCGGCGCGGTGTAG